The sequence below is a genomic window from Cobetia sp. cqz5-12.
TTCTTCCCAGTATCCGTTCTCCTGCAGCTGTCCCGCGAGCAGGCGCTGCTCACTCTTGACCCACAAGGCCAGCCGCTGCCGGTCGGACTCACGATCTGCCTCGCGGGATTGGGATATCTGGCTGGCCGTCAACCAGCCGGTGGCCAGCAATGCCGCCAGCAACAGCAGCGGCAGCAGATACATCCGATAGCGAGGGCCAGCAGGCAGTGAGGCGTGGGCGAAGACAGCAGAAGACTCGTGTGCCGGCACACGAGAGGAGGAACGCGATGCTGAAGAATCTGACATTGATTTACCGATGATGAGGCGACCTCCTGAACCGGGTCGGCAGGCTGTCGCCTGGCCGTTGAGGTCAGTCTAGATCAGACGTTCAGTTGAAGAATACGCTGCACATTCGCCGTCGTGGATAACGCGATATCGTGTCGACTGCTCGAGCGGAGTTCCGCCACCACGTCCGCGACCTTCGCCACTCGCGATGGCTCATTGCGCTGGCCCTGAAACCCGCACAGCGGCATGTCGGGGCTATCGGTTTCCAGCACGAAGCCATCGTCGGGCAGTGACGCCACCACTGCGCGCAACTTGTTGGCACGCGGGTAGGTCACGCTGCCGCCAAGACCCAGCACGAAGCCAAGCTCGAGAAAGCGCTGTGCCTGCACCTGACTGCCCGCGAAGGCGTGGATGATGCCGCCACGGGTGAGTCGTGCCTGCTTGAGTCGCTTGGCGACTTCATCATTGGCGCGCACGCAGTGCACGATGACAGGCAGGGAGAATTCGCGTGCCATGCTCAGCTGGGCCTCGAACAGCTGCCATTGGGCG
It includes:
- a CDS encoding TatD family hydrolase, coding for MLIDSHCHLDFADFTPDREAVIARAEQQDVSAFVVPATTVASFPAVMELVDSLASIFGALGLHPYFLSEHGDDALAALHQALDQHAGQIVALGECGFDARLADHDAQWQLFEAQLSMAREFSLPVIVHCVRANDEVAKRLKQARLTRGGIIHAFAGSQVQAQRFLELGFVLGLGGSVTYPRANKLRAVVASLPDDGFVLETDSPDMPLCGFQGQRNEPSRVAKVADVVAELRSSSRHDIALSTTANVQRILQLNV